Part of the bacterium genome, CATGGACGTGGCTCGTAAACGCATCCATGATCCTGGTGGCAACGCCAGTATTGGCAGGTGCTGTTACGATGCTGCTAACCGATCGAGCGTTTCAAACCGGTTTCTTTCGACCTGCGGAAGGCGGCGATCCGGTTTTGTATCAGCATGTCTTCTGGTTTTATTCGCATCCGGCGGTATACATCATGGTTGTACCAGCAATGGGACTGGTATCGCAAGTATTGCCGGCGTTTTCCGGAAAAAAGCTATTCGGTTACAAGGGGATGGTGATTGCGACATCGCTGATTGGAATCATCGGATTTATGGTTTGGGGACACCACATGTTTGTCTCCGGCGTGTCGCCGCTGCTTCGTATGATATTCATGTTTATGACAATGCTGATTGCAATTCCAACAGGCATTAAAATCTTTTCGTGGCTCGCGACGATTTGGGGTGGTCAAATTCGTTTTACAACATCAATGTTGTTTGGTTTAGGATTCATTGGCCTGTTTACGATTGGCGGGATGGGTGGTGTGCTGCTCGCGGTGGTTCCCATCGACGTGCAAACCCATGATACTTATTTTGTTGTGGCTCACTTCCATTATGTCTTGTTCGGCGGCTCGATGATGGGAATTCTTGCCGGACTCTACTTCTACTTTCCGAAAATGTCGGGTCGTTTCTTATCGGAGAAAATGGGTAAAATCGTCTTCTGGGGAATGTTCCTTGGCATGAACATGACATTCTTCCCGATGCACTTACTGGGATTGTTAGGAATGCCACGGCGGATATACAACTATGCTCAACGCCCGGAATTCACCGGTCTTAATCAAATTGCTTCCATTGGGTATCTATTGATGTTTATCGGTGGCATGACGTTGATACTCTCAGTGATTCTTGCGTTGCGCAAACCGAAGACCGCCGAGGCTGACGCATGGAATGTGAACGATGTGCAACAAACGCTCGATTGGACGACGTCTTCACCGCCACCAGTCGAAAACTTTCCCAAGATTCCGGTGGTAGCGTAAATGCGGACTGCTACGATGACATGGAACGAACAGGAAAATCGCACCAGTAAAACGGGAGCGGTCAACGGGATCGTAACCGGCTTGACAGTGCTGGTACTGATCTCACTTGCGTTGGTGGTATGGGGAGGGGTGGTTCGACTTACCGGTTCTGGTCTTTCGATTCCGGAATGGCCGATTGTGAATGGTACGGTGTTGCCGCCGTTCACGGAATCGGATTGGCAAGCGGTTTATCAAACATACCATAACCGGATTCTGAAGTTGGAATCGGTTGCTGAACCAACGGTTGAGCAACTACGGCAGTTTCAACAGATGTTCTGGATCGAGTATGCCCACCGTGCGCTCGCGGCGATTGCCGGAATTGTGTTTCTAACTTTGTTCGTGCGCACGTTTCGCAATCGAATGCTGCGGCTTCGGATTGGGACGGGAATGATTGTTATCGCAGCAGCGTTGTTAACGCAAGCTATTCTGGGTGGATTGGTCGTCAAGACCGATATCAGACCTGAGTTGCTGTCGCTGCATCTTGGTACAGCGTTCTTCTTTATCGGAATGTTGCTCTGGACGGCGTTGCGCGCGGCTACGAATGAAGCGACACCCCGGATTTCGAGCAAGTTAAATACGACTATCTGGATGGGACTTGGATTCCTCTTTTTGCAGATTATGTCCGGTGCGTTAGTTGCTGGCACTTTCGCAGGACAACTCTACAATACGTGGCCGACAATGGAAGGGTATATCATTCCTCCCTTCGCATTTCTGTTCGATGAGAATATCGGAAACTTCTTGACGAACCTTGTGCGAAATCCGCTAACGGTGCAGTTCGTTCACCGATGGTTAGCGTTTCTCGCTGCCGGGATGCTCACAGTCGCTGTATTGATGAGCTTTCGATATCAAGTGTCGCCACGCGGAAAGTTTGCTTTGCGGGCTATTCCGACTTTGTTGACGTTGCAAATTCTCTTAGGGCTCGCGAACTTATTATTCAAAGTGCCGTTCTGGTTCGGTTTAGCACATTTGGTGACAGCGGTTCCCTTGTTTGCCGTTACAGTAGTTGCTGCGTATGAAACTGGTTACACAACCAATGCATTGTTGCGCGGGAAGGAGTAGGAAAAATTGAAGTTAGGAACGACAACCGTTGCCGCGCAATCGAATGTTGCTACATCAAACGTCGCAGGAACTTGGCGAGACTACTTCACGTTAATGAAACCGAGCATCATGCTGCTGGTGCTCATCACCGGGTTGGCTGCGCTTATAGTAGAAGGCTCCTTGTTTACCAAAGGATTCGATGCGATTTGGGTTACGATTGGATTGTTGTTGACCGGCGGCAGTGCAAACGCATTGAACATGTATTTTGAGCGCGACCGCGATGCGGTAATGACGCGAACTCGCAAACGGCGTCCGCTGCCACAAGGTAAAATTGAACCGCGCAACGCATTCATTTTTTCGGTTGCGATTGGAGTTATCGCAGTCGCAATGTTCGCCGTTATTTTTAATTGGCTCTCGGCATCACTTGCATTGTTCACGATTCTCTTTTACAGTTTGTTTTACACGCTCTACCTGAAACCTCGCACCGCTCAAAATATCGTAATTGGCGGAATCGCTGGAGCAATGGCGCCGCCGATCGCGTGGGCTGCGATGACGGGAACGGTCGCCGCACCGGCATGGATCATGTTTGCGATTATCGTCATGTGGACGCCGCCGCACTTCTGGTCGTTAGCGCTGTTCTACAAAGACGATTATGTGAATGTGAATTATCCGATGATGCCGGTTGTAAAAGGCGACGAAGCGACTCGCCGGCAAATTTTTTACTATTCGCTTGGGATGCTTGGAACCAGCGGATTGCTGTTGTTCAGCGGAGCGAGTTGGTTTTATGCGGTTTCGGCAATCGTCTTGGGAGTCTTGTTTCTGCGCACCGTGCTTGCATTGACGCGGAAGAGAGATTTGCCGAGTGCGCGCAAGGTGTTTGGTTACTCGATTCTGTATCTCTTCGTTCTGTTTATCGCCATGATGCTCGATGCCGGGATACAAAATCTACTCTGATGGAACCATGAAAAGAAACCGGAAATTCCTGGTTGGATTTATTCTCTTCGCGTTCGCGATGTTCGCGTTCGCCTATGTGAATGTCCCACTTTATCGGCTGGTCTGCCAAAAACTCGGCATTGCCATCGCGCCAGATGAGAAGAATATCTCACGGCTAACCGATGGACAAACTGGCCGCGAAATCAAGGTGCGCTTTAGCGGATTGGTAGCACAGGGTTTGAAAGTAAGCTTCGCCTCGGGAGAGCAAATCCAAACGATACAGTTAGGAAAAGAAGCACAGAACAAATACGTCTTCACGAATCTCACCAACGATACAGTTCGCTTTCGACCCGTACACAGCGTGTTGCCGGAAGACGCCGCATCGAAAATCAATTTGACGAAGTGTTTTTGTTTCGACGATCAGACATTACTACCACATCAACGCCTCGAGCTGCCAGTCATTTACACCATCGGCTCGAATCTCGACAAGGAAATCGATTACGTGACGATGCACTATACGCTGTTTCCCAAACCGACGAGTACAAAATGACGAATACTTTGGATATGAGTAGTGAATCGACCCGCCACCGTAACCGGAAACTTGGATTACTGCTGTCAACGCTTGCCGTAACGCTTGCGGTGGGGTGTTACATCTATCTCGACGTTACCCAATACAATCCATTTACGAAACCATCGATGATGGAACGCTCAGATAGGGGGAATGGACATTGAGTGAACATAATCAACCCAACTCGGCGACAAGCGATGTAATCCATTTACCGGAAAACAGTTGGTGGCCGATGGTTTTAGCGGTGGGATTGGGTTTCCTGCCATTCGGAGCACTGGCGCTGCTATGGGGCGGTACGATGGGTTATGGGATGCTCGTTTTCGGCGGGGCGGTCACACTGCTTGGAGTTGGCG contains:
- the ctaD gene encoding cytochrome c oxidase subunit I — translated: MSHPPKSGMVDWLTTADHKKIGIMYLLFALFNSLFGGAFAGFIRMQLFTADGHVLSPTLYNQFLTMHGSVMIFLVVIPALIGFGNYLVPLQIGARDMAFPKINAFSFWINLPAMVLMYGSFIAVGGAAQAGWTSYPPLSGREFSPSPGVDMWIFGVHLLGIGSILGAINFIVTILNMRAPGMTMFKMPLFTWTWLVNASMILVATPVLAGAVTMLLTDRAFQTGFFRPAEGGDPVLYQHVFWFYSHPAVYIMVVPAMGLVSQVLPAFSGKKLFGYKGMVIATSLIGIIGFMVWGHHMFVSGVSPLLRMIFMFMTMLIAIPTGIKIFSWLATIWGGQIRFTTSMLFGLGFIGLFTIGGMGGVLLAVVPIDVQTHDTYFVVAHFHYVLFGGSMMGILAGLYFYFPKMSGRFLSEKMGKIVFWGMFLGMNMTFFPMHLLGLLGMPRRIYNYAQRPEFTGLNQIASIGYLLMFIGGMTLILSVILALRKPKTAEADAWNVNDVQQTLDWTTSSPPPVENFPKIPVVA
- a CDS encoding COX15/CtaA family protein; the encoded protein is MRTATMTWNEQENRTSKTGAVNGIVTGLTVLVLISLALVVWGGVVRLTGSGLSIPEWPIVNGTVLPPFTESDWQAVYQTYHNRILKLESVAEPTVEQLRQFQQMFWIEYAHRALAAIAGIVFLTLFVRTFRNRMLRLRIGTGMIVIAAALLTQAILGGLVVKTDIRPELLSLHLGTAFFFIGMLLWTALRAATNEATPRISSKLNTTIWMGLGFLFLQIMSGALVAGTFAGQLYNTWPTMEGYIIPPFAFLFDENIGNFLTNLVRNPLTVQFVHRWLAFLAAGMLTVAVLMSFRYQVSPRGKFALRAIPTLLTLQILLGLANLLFKVPFWFGLAHLVTAVPLFAVTVVAAYETGYTTNALLRGKE
- a CDS encoding heme o synthase; translated protein: MKLGTTTVAAQSNVATSNVAGTWRDYFTLMKPSIMLLVLITGLAALIVEGSLFTKGFDAIWVTIGLLLTGGSANALNMYFERDRDAVMTRTRKRRPLPQGKIEPRNAFIFSVAIGVIAVAMFAVIFNWLSASLALFTILFYSLFYTLYLKPRTAQNIVIGGIAGAMAPPIAWAAMTGTVAAPAWIMFAIIVMWTPPHFWSLALFYKDDYVNVNYPMMPVVKGDEATRRQIFYYSLGMLGTSGLLLFSGASWFYAVSAIVLGVLFLRTVLALTRKRDLPSARKVFGYSILYLFVLFIAMMLDAGIQNLL
- a CDS encoding cytochrome c oxidase assembly protein, whose translation is MKRNRKFLVGFILFAFAMFAFAYVNVPLYRLVCQKLGIAIAPDEKNISRLTDGQTGREIKVRFSGLVAQGLKVSFASGEQIQTIQLGKEAQNKYVFTNLTNDTVRFRPVHSVLPEDAASKINLTKCFCFDDQTLLPHQRLELPVIYTIGSNLDKEIDYVTMHYTLFPKPTSTK